One Nicotiana sylvestris chromosome 12, ASM39365v2, whole genome shotgun sequence genomic window carries:
- the LOC138883649 gene encoding uncharacterized protein: MDNRRRFRRNSENGHPRRCFPKASNMSKVKLKGLGERHEDAQDFIDRCMDKLHNRRILESHRVDFITFQLEGRARRWWQSYVLGRPTGSPPLTSGQFTQLFLDRYIPPSEREELRYQFEHLEQGQMSVTDYEARFFESSRHALMILPTDAERVRRFVAGLHPGILASMAREVDMGTEYQLVIEIACRIEVLLPESAIPESSYHLLAIQGSFSGYSDKQAMPPKGGGHASRVCPRGGGQAGRGQSTTSQSGGSQPAGAPARFYALPARPDALASDSVITGIISVCGRDPSVLFDPGSTYSYVSSLFARFLVIPPTPLGTPVHVSTPMGNSVVVDWIYRSCVVTLCGFETIADLMLLDMIDFEIIMGMDWLSPYHTVLDCHAKTITLAMPGLPRLEWKGSTVDTSSRVISFLKASHMVEKGCLAYLAYVRDTTA; encoded by the exons ATGgataacagaagaagattcaggagaaattcagagaatggtcatccAAGAAGAtgtttccctaaagcaagcaatatgagcaaagttaagctcaAGGGACT gggtgagcgtcatgaggatgcccaggatttcattgataggtgcatgGACAAACTACACAACaggaggatattggagtcgcatagAGTTGACTTCATTACATTTCAgttggagggcagggcccgtagatggtggcagtcctatgttcTTGGTAGGCCAACAGGTTCTCCTCCCCTCACTTCGGGTCAGTTCACGcagttattcttggataggtatattccaccctctgagagggaagagctgcggtatcagtttgagcatcttgagcaAGGTCAGATGtccgtgaccgattatgaggcgaggttcTTTGAGTCatctcgccatgcactcatgatacttcccacagatgcagagagagtgcggagatttgttgcggggttgcaccccggtattctagctagcatggcccgagaggtagACATGGGTACTGAGTATCAACTAGTGATAGAGATTGCTTGCAGGATTGAGGTGTTATTGCCAGAGAG TGCTATACCAGAGAGTTCATATCACCTACTAGCCATTCAGGGTTCTTTTAGTGGATATTCAGATAAGCAGGCTATG CCTCCCAAAGGAGGGGGACATGCGAGTAGAGTttgtcctagaggtggaggccaggcagggagAGGTCAGTCAACTACTTCTCAGTCAGGTGGAAGCCAGCCAGCCGgtgctccagccagattctatgcgcttccggctaggccagatgcattggcctcagattccgtcatcacaggtattatttccgtcTGCGGTAGAGATCCTTCGGTattgtttgatccagggtccacctattcatatgtatcatctctattTGCTCGTTTCCTGGTTATTCCTCCTACACCTTTAGGCActcctgttcatgtgtccactcccATGGGtaattctgtggttgtggattggatctaccggtcatgtgtggtgacatTATGTGGTTTTGAGACTATAGCGGATCTcatgttgcttgatatgatcgactttgagatcatcatgggcatggattggttatctccatatcacaccgtcctagattgccatgccaagactattacaTTAGCAATGCCAGGGTTGCCAAGGTTGGAatggaagggttccacagttgatacgTCTAGCCGGGTTATCTCTTTCTTGAAAGCTAgtcatatggtcgagaaggggtgtttggcttatttggcttatgttcgggaTACCACCGCATAG